A genomic window from Silene latifolia isolate original U9 population chromosome 11, ASM4854445v1, whole genome shotgun sequence includes:
- the LOC141612079 gene encoding protein root UVB sensitive 2, chloroplastic isoform X2, which yields MNMDLLKKEPDNDKLRVEDELQEPICWVEKSADSISRRFCFDPHQSSNLSVKVLDDSRPAFKKVTESFLNTFFPSGYPYSVNEGYLRYTQFRALQHFTSATLSVLSTQSLLFAAGLRPTPAQATVVSWILKDGMEHVGKLICSNLGARMDSEPKRWRILADVLYDFGTGLEVMSPLFPHLFLQMAGLGNFAKGMAVVAARATRLPLYSSFAKEGNLSDLFAKGEAISTLFNVVGIGVGISLASTVCSSIQGKMIAAPLLSVLHVYSVVEEMRAVPVNTLNPQRTAMLVADFVKMGKISSPADLRYKEDLLFPGRLIEDAGKVKIGRGLHKVATPSKFRRWKEIFPDEKFVLSQGNKWTDMVLDQNATGEDALRGWLIAAYASNSKPSIDELSPNCLYQAYEKMETVFPQFLTELQQKGWHTDRFLDGTGSRFAS from the exons ATGAATATGGATTTATTG AAAAAAGAACCAGATAATGATAAACTTAGGGTTGAAGATGAATTGCAAGAACCAATTTGTTGGGTTGAAAAATCTGCAGATTCAATTAGTCGCAGATTTTGCTTTGACCCACATCAAAGTTCCAATCTTTCT GTAAAGGTGCTTGATGATTCAAGGCCTGCATTCAAAAAGGTTACTGAATCCTTCTTGAATACGTTCTTTCCCTCTGGTTATCCATACAG TGTGAATGAGGGTTATCTCAGGTATACACAGTTCAGAGCGCTTCAACACTTTACAAGTGCTACGCTATCTGTCCTTTCAACTCAG TCACTGCTGTTTGCTGCAGGTTTACGGCCAACACCTGCTCAGGCAACTGTTGTAAGCTGG ATACTGAAAGATGGTATGGAGCATGTTGGAAAGCTGATTTGTAGCAATCTTGGTGCAAGAATGGATTCTGAACCGAAACGTTGGAGAATCTTGG CCGATGTTTTGTATGATTTCGGCACTGGCCTAGAAGTTATGTCTCCATTATTCCCACATCTTTTTCTTCAAATGGCTGGCCTTGGAAATTTTGCAAAG GGAATGGCAGTTGTCGCTGCTAGAGCTACGAGATTACCGTTGTATTCTTCATTTGCAAAAGAAGGAAACCTCAGTGATTTGTTTGCTAAAGGAGAGGCCATTTCTACGCTTTTCAATGTTGTTGGAATTGGAGTAGGAATTTCTCTCGCATCCACCGTCTGTTCATCCATTCAAGGAAAG ATGATTGCTGCACCTCTTCTGTCGGTTTTGCATGTATACAGTGTTGTAGAAGAAATGCGAGCTGTTCCCGTTAACACCCTAAATCCACAGAGAACTGCTATGTTAGTGGCCGATTTTGTTAAG ATGGGCAAGATATCGAGTCCAGCTGACCTCAGATACAAGGAAGACCTTCTGTTCCCCGGACGCCTCATAGAGGATGCTGGGAAAGTGAAAATTGGAAGAGGTCTACATAAGGTTGCCACACCCTCAAAATTTCGGAGATGGAAAGAGATATTCCCCGATGAGAAGTTTGTTTTAAGCCAAGGAAACAAATGGACTGACATGGTGTTGGACCAAAATGCCACAGGGGAAGACGCTTTAAGGGGATGGCTAATTGCAGCCTATGCATCAAACAGTAAGCCATCTATCGATGAACTAAGCCCTAACTGTCTATACCAGGCTTACGAGAAAATGGAGACCGTTTTTCCACAGTTTCTGACTGAACTCCAACAAAAAGGATGGCATACAGATCGTTTTTTGGATGGGACAGGAAGCCGTTTTGCATCTTAG
- the LOC141612080 gene encoding 11S globulin seed storage protein 2-like isoform X2 codes for MGTTKVFVALCVCLMAGCCLGQLSVKRRLSYSAQQCRINRITSNEPSRRIECEGGLIEVWDENDEQFQCSGIDARRITIQPNSLVLPSFHPFPRLVYIQQGEGILGVSYPGCPETYQSTSRRQESGRRGEREWQSGGQSDLHQKVHRFRAGDILAIPPGAVHWSYNDGNEEIISIAVNDLNNHANQLDQNFRASFLAGGLGGRSGLRERRGEEQQFQQFQNIFSTFDSELMAEAFNVPEDLIKRMQQSQDRSLIVRAEKGQMRILSPRSLEEEEEDEERRRSKYMGLLDDVNGLEETVCTMRLRHNLDNRREADVFSRRGGRLNIVNQHKLPILRELDMSVEKGHMFPNTIYSPHWAMNSHSAVYVTQGDAQLQIVGNNGETIMDDTVKQGEMFVIPQFFTSICKAGNNGFEYVSFKTTSSPMKSPLVGYTSVFRAMPLQVISNSFRISPSQAQELKFGRQHQTFFLSPQAKSGRSS; via the exons ATGGGTACTACTAAGGTGTTTGTAGCATTATGTGTATGTCTGATGGCGGGGTGTTGTTTGGGACAGTTAAGTGTTAAAAGGAGGCTGAGCTATAGTGCTCAACAATGCCGGATTAATCGAATTACTTCGAATGAGCCGAGTCGGAGGATTGAGTGTGAAGGAGGGTTGATTGAGGTTTGGGATGAGAATGATGAACAATTCCAATGTAGTGGAATTGATGCTAGGAGGATTACTATTCAACCTAACTCACTTGTTCTTCCTAGTTTTCACCCTTTTCCTCGTCTAGTCTACATCCAACAAg GTGAAGGAATATTGGGAGTAAGCTACCCAGGATGCCCCGAGACATACCAGTCAACCTCAAGGAGACAAGAGTCGGGTCGACGAGGAGAACGCGAGTGGCAGTCCGGAGGCCAAAGTGACCTTCATCAGAAGGTTCACCGGTTCCGTGCTGGGGACATCTTGGCTATTCCACCTGGTGCCGTTCACTGGTCCTACAATGACGGTAACGAGGAAATCATTTCCATCGCTGTTAATGACCTTAACAACCATGCTAACCAGCTTGATCAAAACTTCAGG GCATCCTTCTTGGCAGGAGGACTAGGGGGAAGATCAGGATTAAGGGAGAGAAGGGGAGAGGAACAACAATTCCAACAATTCCAAAACATCTTCAGCACTTTCGACAGCGAATTAATGGCGGAGGCCTTTAATGTGCCTGAGGACTTGATAAAGAGGATGCAACAAAGCCAGGACCGATCTCTCATTGTGAGAGCTGAGAAAGGACAGATGAGGATCCTCAGCCCCCGGTCtttggaagaggaagaggaagatgaAGAGAGGAGGAGGAGCAAGTACATGGGACTCCTCGACGACGTGAATGGGTTGGAGGAGACCGTTTGTACGATGAGGTTGCGCCACAACCTTGACAATCGTCGTGAGGCTGATGTTTTCTCACGCCGTGGTGGAAGGCTCAACATTGTCAATCAACACAAGCTTCCTATTCTTAGGGAGTTGGACATGAGTGTCGAGAAAGGACATATGTTCccg AACACAATCTACTCACCACACTGGGCAATGAACAGCCACAGCGCAGTATACGTGACACAGGGCGATGCACAACTCCAAATTGTCGGAAACAATGGTGAAACCATCATGGACGACACTGTCAAACAAGGCGAGATGTTTGTCATTCCACAGTTCTTCACCTCAATTTGCAAGGCTGGAAACAATGGATTCGAATACGTCTCCTTCAAGACAACAAGCAGCCCAATGAAGAGCCCTCTTGTAGGGTATACCTCCGTTTTTAGGGCAATGCCCCTGCAGGTCATTTCCAATTCCTTCCGAATCTCCCCTTCCCAGGCTCAAGAACTCAAGTTTGGGAGGCAGCACCAGACTTTCTTCCTTTCTCCACAGGCCAAAAGCGGCCGTAGCTCTTAG
- the LOC141612079 gene encoding protein root UVB sensitive 2, chloroplastic isoform X1, whose protein sequence is MNMDLLNKIVTLQKKEPDNDKLRVEDELQEPICWVEKSADSISRRFCFDPHQSSNLSVKVLDDSRPAFKKVTESFLNTFFPSGYPYSVNEGYLRYTQFRALQHFTSATLSVLSTQSLLFAAGLRPTPAQATVVSWILKDGMEHVGKLICSNLGARMDSEPKRWRILADVLYDFGTGLEVMSPLFPHLFLQMAGLGNFAKGMAVVAARATRLPLYSSFAKEGNLSDLFAKGEAISTLFNVVGIGVGISLASTVCSSIQGKMIAAPLLSVLHVYSVVEEMRAVPVNTLNPQRTAMLVADFVKMGKISSPADLRYKEDLLFPGRLIEDAGKVKIGRGLHKVATPSKFRRWKEIFPDEKFVLSQGNKWTDMVLDQNATGEDALRGWLIAAYASNSKPSIDELSPNCLYQAYEKMETVFPQFLTELQQKGWHTDRFLDGTGSRFAS, encoded by the exons ATGAATATGGATTTATTG AATAAAATTGTGACATTGCAGAAAAAAGAACCAGATAATGATAAACTTAGGGTTGAAGATGAATTGCAAGAACCAATTTGTTGGGTTGAAAAATCTGCAGATTCAATTAGTCGCAGATTTTGCTTTGACCCACATCAAAGTTCCAATCTTTCT GTAAAGGTGCTTGATGATTCAAGGCCTGCATTCAAAAAGGTTACTGAATCCTTCTTGAATACGTTCTTTCCCTCTGGTTATCCATACAG TGTGAATGAGGGTTATCTCAGGTATACACAGTTCAGAGCGCTTCAACACTTTACAAGTGCTACGCTATCTGTCCTTTCAACTCAG TCACTGCTGTTTGCTGCAGGTTTACGGCCAACACCTGCTCAGGCAACTGTTGTAAGCTGG ATACTGAAAGATGGTATGGAGCATGTTGGAAAGCTGATTTGTAGCAATCTTGGTGCAAGAATGGATTCTGAACCGAAACGTTGGAGAATCTTGG CCGATGTTTTGTATGATTTCGGCACTGGCCTAGAAGTTATGTCTCCATTATTCCCACATCTTTTTCTTCAAATGGCTGGCCTTGGAAATTTTGCAAAG GGAATGGCAGTTGTCGCTGCTAGAGCTACGAGATTACCGTTGTATTCTTCATTTGCAAAAGAAGGAAACCTCAGTGATTTGTTTGCTAAAGGAGAGGCCATTTCTACGCTTTTCAATGTTGTTGGAATTGGAGTAGGAATTTCTCTCGCATCCACCGTCTGTTCATCCATTCAAGGAAAG ATGATTGCTGCACCTCTTCTGTCGGTTTTGCATGTATACAGTGTTGTAGAAGAAATGCGAGCTGTTCCCGTTAACACCCTAAATCCACAGAGAACTGCTATGTTAGTGGCCGATTTTGTTAAG ATGGGCAAGATATCGAGTCCAGCTGACCTCAGATACAAGGAAGACCTTCTGTTCCCCGGACGCCTCATAGAGGATGCTGGGAAAGTGAAAATTGGAAGAGGTCTACATAAGGTTGCCACACCCTCAAAATTTCGGAGATGGAAAGAGATATTCCCCGATGAGAAGTTTGTTTTAAGCCAAGGAAACAAATGGACTGACATGGTGTTGGACCAAAATGCCACAGGGGAAGACGCTTTAAGGGGATGGCTAATTGCAGCCTATGCATCAAACAGTAAGCCATCTATCGATGAACTAAGCCCTAACTGTCTATACCAGGCTTACGAGAAAATGGAGACCGTTTTTCCACAGTTTCTGACTGAACTCCAACAAAAAGGATGGCATACAGATCGTTTTTTGGATGGGACAGGAAGCCGTTTTGCATCTTAG
- the LOC141612080 gene encoding 11S globulin seed storage protein 2-like isoform X1, with product MLHICSFNLPGEGILGVSYPGCPETYQSTSRRQESGRRGEREWQSGGQSDLHQKVHRFRAGDILAIPPGAVHWSYNDGNEEIISIAVNDLNNHANQLDQNFRASFLAGGLGGRSGLRERRGEEQQFQQFQNIFSTFDSELMAEAFNVPEDLIKRMQQSQDRSLIVRAEKGQMRILSPRSLEEEEEDEERRRSKYMGLLDDVNGLEETVCTMRLRHNLDNRREADVFSRRGGRLNIVNQHKLPILRELDMSVEKGHMFPNTIYSPHWAMNSHSAVYVTQGDAQLQIVGNNGETIMDDTVKQGEMFVIPQFFTSICKAGNNGFEYVSFKTTSSPMKSPLVGYTSVFRAMPLQVISNSFRISPSQAQELKFGRQHQTFFLSPQAKSGRSS from the exons ATGCTGCACATCTGTTCTTTCAACCTACCAG GTGAAGGAATATTGGGAGTAAGCTACCCAGGATGCCCCGAGACATACCAGTCAACCTCAAGGAGACAAGAGTCGGGTCGACGAGGAGAACGCGAGTGGCAGTCCGGAGGCCAAAGTGACCTTCATCAGAAGGTTCACCGGTTCCGTGCTGGGGACATCTTGGCTATTCCACCTGGTGCCGTTCACTGGTCCTACAATGACGGTAACGAGGAAATCATTTCCATCGCTGTTAATGACCTTAACAACCATGCTAACCAGCTTGATCAAAACTTCAGG GCATCCTTCTTGGCAGGAGGACTAGGGGGAAGATCAGGATTAAGGGAGAGAAGGGGAGAGGAACAACAATTCCAACAATTCCAAAACATCTTCAGCACTTTCGACAGCGAATTAATGGCGGAGGCCTTTAATGTGCCTGAGGACTTGATAAAGAGGATGCAACAAAGCCAGGACCGATCTCTCATTGTGAGAGCTGAGAAAGGACAGATGAGGATCCTCAGCCCCCGGTCtttggaagaggaagaggaagatgaAGAGAGGAGGAGGAGCAAGTACATGGGACTCCTCGACGACGTGAATGGGTTGGAGGAGACCGTTTGTACGATGAGGTTGCGCCACAACCTTGACAATCGTCGTGAGGCTGATGTTTTCTCACGCCGTGGTGGAAGGCTCAACATTGTCAATCAACACAAGCTTCCTATTCTTAGGGAGTTGGACATGAGTGTCGAGAAAGGACATATGTTCccg AACACAATCTACTCACCACACTGGGCAATGAACAGCCACAGCGCAGTATACGTGACACAGGGCGATGCACAACTCCAAATTGTCGGAAACAATGGTGAAACCATCATGGACGACACTGTCAAACAAGGCGAGATGTTTGTCATTCCACAGTTCTTCACCTCAATTTGCAAGGCTGGAAACAATGGATTCGAATACGTCTCCTTCAAGACAACAAGCAGCCCAATGAAGAGCCCTCTTGTAGGGTATACCTCCGTTTTTAGGGCAATGCCCCTGCAGGTCATTTCCAATTCCTTCCGAATCTCCCCTTCCCAGGCTCAAGAACTCAAGTTTGGGAGGCAGCACCAGACTTTCTTCCTTTCTCCACAGGCCAAAAGCGGCCGTAGCTCTTAG
- the LOC141612081 gene encoding uncharacterized protein LOC141612081: MVKKIQNLRAKMVNYSASLLTQLIHLLILCCFISSSMAARPGFVFTRHRGHCTPQYWGSRREEWPRMIPQKSTVSKVFGSRAVERYRSDLTLLEAATRNDDVENVYVRLLKQSTAALLNSYTRVGYSYKAWEVKSLFLLGLVSETDAAHQAHLLKLANDACN, encoded by the exons ATGGTAAAGAAGATTCAAAATTTGAGAGCAAAAATGGTGAACTATTCTGCTAGTTTATTGACTCAACTCATTCACTTACTAATCTTATGTTGTTTCATATCTTCTTCAATGGCTGCTCGACCGGGTTTCGTCTTTACTAGGCACAGAGGTCACTGCACTCCCCA GTATTGGGGAAGTAGGAGGGAAGAATGGCCAAGGATGATCCCACAGAAATCAACGGTATCAAAGGTGTTTGGATCGAGAGCAGTTGAACGGTACAGATCAGATCTTACCTTGTTAGAAGCAGCAACACGAAACGACGACGTTGAGAATGTATATGTGAGGTTGTTGAAGCAGTCTACTGCTGCATTGTTGAACTCTTACACTAGAGTGGGCTACTCTTATAAGGCCTGGGAGGTCAAGTCACTCTTTCTATTGGGCCTTGTCTCTGAAACCGATGCGGCCCACCAGGCCCACCTTCTTAAGCTGGCTAATGATgcttgtaattaa
- the LOC141614351 gene encoding uncharacterized protein LOC141614351 — MIGLTWNCRGLNNTLAPTIPKLRALFSSKVYDFCFLIETKCTSSSVFPLFRPFGFMRYVGVDAVGSSGGLWVEWRREAKLRHVFSCTNFIILLVEKYVGRLWYLVLFYGDPCTQKRSVVLEDLECCLASIKHPYLIMGDFNQVEFVNDKLSKNSRPIEGAHEFNLWRVRNELIDIPYKGPRFTWCNNRKGADRVYERIDRALGSKDWLFLFPNTGLRHYPIQISDHAPIELDLNLTCNNCKKPYKIDAWALEHEECIIGIKKIWLRRMEGSPAYQLSRKLARVRNHVKCWALDRRQEWRQQWDSFDVELEKGMEVAITDGDEVPYTEVNERVKEFSKAAGVFWRQIAKLKWMVDGDTCTRYFFNWVKGRACRNIILGIKDSDGAWIYEPDRVSRTFHDTFVALFSDRTNG, encoded by the coding sequence ATGATTGGCCTCActtggaattgtaggggtcttaATAACACGCTAGCCCCTACAATTCCGAAACTAAGAGCGTTATTTAGTAGTAAGGTGTACGACTTTTGTTTCCTTATTGAGACTAAGTGTACAAGTAGTAGTGTTTTTCCTTTATTTCGTCCTTTTGGTTTTATGAGATATGTAGGCGTTGATGCCGTGGGAAGTTCGGGTGGGTTATGGGTAGAGTGGCGTAGGGAAGCCAAGTTAAGACATGTTTTCTCTTGTACTAATTTCATCATTCTACTAGTGGAAAAGTATGTTGGCCGGTTGTGGTATCTCGTTCTCTTCTATGGTGACCCTTGTACACAAAAGAGGAGTGTTGTGTTGGAGGATTTAGAGTGTTGCCTTGCTTCTATAAAGCATCCTTATTTGATTATGGGCGATTTTAATCAAGTGGAATTTGTGAATGACAAGCTTAGTAAGAATTCACGGCCAATTGAGGGGGCACATGAGTTTAATCTGTGGAGAGTGCGCAATGAGCTTATTGATATTCCGTATAAAGGGCCGAGGTTCACTTGGTGTAATAATCGGAAAGGAGCTGATAGGGTTTATGAAAGAATTGATCGTGCTCTTGGGTCGAAGGATTGGTTATTCTTGTTTCCTAATACTGGTTTACGTCATTACCCAATTCAAATTTCGGATCATGCCCCAATTGAACTTGACTTGAATCTTACGTGTAATAATTGCAAGAAGCCGTATAAGATTGATGCATGGGCCCTGGAGCATGAGGAGTGTATTATTGGTATTAAGAAGATTTGGCTGAGACGGATGGAGGGATCCCCGGCTTATCAACTTTCAAGGAAGCTGGCTCGAGTTAGAAATCACGTAAAATGTTGGGCACTTGATAGACGTCAAGAATGGAGACAACAATGGGACTCTTTTGATGTGGAACTTGAAAAGGGTATGGAGGTAGCTATTACGGATGGTGATGAGGTACCCTATACTGAAGTAAATGAGAGAGTTAAAGAGTTTTCGAAAGCTGCTGGGGTTTTTTGGAGGCAAATAGCGAAATTAAAATGGATGGTTGATGGGGATACTTGTACTAGGTATTTCTTCAACTGGGTAAAAGGCCGGGCGTGTAGAAATATTATTCTTGGTATCAAAGATAGCGATGGAGCGTGGATTTATGAACCGGATAGAGTCAGTCGAACTTTTCATGATACTTTTGTTGCGTTGTTCTCAGACCGCACGAATGGATAG